CAAGGGTTATGGACGCGCCTCGCGGCAGGCAAAGCCCCATGTCGTCGCGATCGATTACGGGTCGAAGGACAATATCTTCCGCAACCTCGTGAAGGCGGACGCGCGGGTGACGGTGGTTCCGGCGCGAACCTCGCTTGAGGATATCCTCGCGCTGAAGCCGGACGGCGTGTTCCTGTCCAACGGGCCCGGCGATCCGGCGGCGACGGGCGAATATGCGGTGCCGGTGATCAGAGGCTTGCTGGAACGCGACGTGCCGCTGTTCGGTATTTGCCTGGGCCACCAGATGCTGGCGCTGGCCGCGGGCGCGAAGACGACCAAGATGCACCAGGGCCATCGCGGCGCCAACCACCCGGTTCAGCGGGTCGGCGAGGGCTGGGGGGAAACGCAGGGCCTTGTCGAGATCACGAGCATGAACCACGGCTTCGCGGTCGATGGCGAGACCTTGCCCGAGGGCGTCGAGCAGACCCATGTGAGCCTGTTCGACGGCTCGAATTGCGGCATCGCGATCAGCGGAAAGAAGGCGTTCGGGGTGCAGTACCACCCGGAGGCCTCGCCGGGTCCGCAGGACAGCTTCTACCTGTTCGAGAAGTTTGTGGGGATGTTGGGTTGATGAATCCGCCTGACCAAGATTCCCTCGAGAGTTCGCTTCTCTGTATTCTTTACGAGAAGTCAAATGGACGTAATCATTTCGAAAGCGCTACGCAACTGGCAACACTATTTAGACCACCAATTACGCAGGAGCGGGTCAAGATTGGATTGCGGAGTTTAGCAGAACGAGGTCTCGCTATACGAGATGCCGATTTACCAGGTGGATATGAAATCTCTCGCGAAGGTATTGATTGGGTAGAAGATGAGTTCGCTATCTCTTTCAGTGAACCGAATTTCACCTTTCAGCGCCGCCGCAATCCTGGAAGCCTTCCGGAACCCAAAACCGCCAAAGAAACCGATTGGTCTGAATCTGGGGCTCGGGCGACTTGGATTGGGGTTTTCGTCGCTATCGGGATCGGCGCCGTCACAATTGCAATAATGAAGGGCTGGCTCTAATGCCCAAACGCACTGACATCTCCTCGATCCTCGTCATTGGCGCAGGCCCCATCATCATCGGGCAGGCGTGCGAGTTCGACTATTCCGGCACCCAGGCGATCAAGGCGCTGAAGGAGGAGGGCTACCGCGTGGTCCTCGTCAACTCCAACCCCGCCACGATCATGACCGATCCGGAAATGGCCGACGCGACCTATATCGAGCCGATCACGCCCGAAATCGTCGCGAAGATCATCGCGAAGGAAAAGCCCGACGCGCTGCTGCCGACCATGGGCGGGCAGACCGCGCTCAATTGCGCGCTGAAGCTCGACGAGATGGGCGTTCTGGCCGAGCACGGGGTCGAGATGATCGGGGCCAAGGCCGATGCGATCGACAAGGCGGAGAACCGCCAGCGTTTCCGCGAAGCAATGGACAAGATTGGCCTCGAAAGCGCGCGCAGCGGCATTGCCAACACGCTGGACGAGGCACGCGCCGTGCTCGAGCGGACGGGCCTTCCCGCCATCATTCGTCCCAGCTTCACGCTCGGCGGTACGGGCGGGGGCATCGCCTACAACACCGCCGAGTTCGAGCGGATCGTGCGCGAGGGCCTCGACGCAAGCCCCACCACCGAGGTCCTGATCGAGGAATCGCTGCTCGGGTGGAAGGAATACGAGATGGAGGTGGTCCGCGACCGGGCCGACAATGCCATCATCATTTGCGCCATCGAAAATGTCGATCCGATGGGCGTGCATACGGGCGATTCCATCACCGTCGCACCCGCGCTGACGCTGACGGACAAGGAATACCAGATCATGCGCAGCGCCAGCATCGCGGTGCTGCGCGAAATCGGGGTGGAGACGGGCGGGTCGAACGTCCAGTTCGCGGTCAATCCGGAGGACGGCCGCCTGATCGTGATCGAGATGAACCCGCGCGTCTCGCGTTCCAGTGCGCTGGCGTCCAAGGCCACCGGCTTCCCCATCGCGCGCGTCGCGGCGAAGCTGGCCGTGGGCTACACGCTGGACGAGATCGAGAACGAGATCACCGGCGCAACGCCCGCCAGTTTCGAACCGACGATCGATTACGTCGTCACCAAGATCCCGCGCTTCGCCTTCGAGAAGTTCAAGGGCGCGAAGAACGAACTGGCCACTGCGATGAAGTCGGTCGGCGAGGTCATGGCCATCGGCCGCAACTTCCAGGAATCCATGCAGAAAGCCCTGCGCGGCCTCGAAACCGGGCTCGACGGGTTCAACCGCGTGGTCGACCTGGAAGGCGTGTCGAAGGAAGTCATCACCGCCGCGCTCAGCAAGCGCACGCCGGACCGATTGCTCAATGTCGCGCAGGCCTTCCGCGAAGGCTTCGACGTGGACGAGATCAATCGCATCACCGGCTACGACAAGTGGTTCCTGAGGCAGATCGAGGCCATCATCTACGAAGAGCGGATGATCGCGCATAACGGCCTGCCGAACGAGGCGGACGAGCTGCGCCGCCTGAAGGCGATGGGCTTTTCCGACAAGCGGCTGGCCACGCTGGCCGTACGCTCCGTCGGTGTGGCAGGCGGCCTCGGCGAAACACAGGCGCGCCGTTCGGGGCTGCTGCACGATGCCCTGCGCGCCATGGCCGGAGCAACCAGCGAGGAAGAAGTCCGCAAGCTGCGCCACAAGCTGGGCGTGCTGCCGGTCTTCAAGCGGATCGACAGCTGCGCCGCAGAGTTCGAGGCGGTGACGCCCTACATGTATTCGACCTACGAGGCGCCGACCTTCGGCGAGCCGGAAGACGAGGCCATGCCTTCGGACCGGCGCAAGATCGTGATCCTGGGCGGCGGGCCGAACCGCATCGGGCAGGGGATCGAGTTCGACTATTGCTGCGTCCATGCCTGTTTCGCGCTCAGCGAAGCCGGGTTCGAGACGATCATGGTCAACTGCAACCCGGAAACGGTCAGCACCGACTACGACACGTCCGACCGCCTCTATTTCGAGCCGCTGACGGCAGAAGACGTGCTGGAAATCCTGCGCGTCGAACAGCAGTCGGGTGAACTCGTCGGCGTGATCGTGCAATTCGGCGGGCAGACTCCGCTCAAACTGGCGCAGGCGCTGGAGGATGAAGGCATCCCGATCCTGGGCACCAGCCCCGATGCCATCGACCTGGCCGAAGACCGCGAGCGTTTTGCGCGCCTCGTCAACAAGCTGGACCTGAAGCAGCCCGATAACGGCATCGCCAAAAGCCGGGACGAAGCTGCGGCTGCCGCGCGCACCATCGGCTATCCCGTGCTCCTCCGTCCCAGCTATGTCCTGGGTGGACGCGCGATGGAGATCGTCGACAGCGAGGCGCAGCTCGACGATTACATCAATACCGCGGTCAACGTCTCGGGCGACAGTCCGGTGCTGGTCGACCAGTATCTGCGCGATGCCATCGAATGCGACGTCGACGTCCTGTGCGATGGCGAGGAAGTGCGTATCGCCGGCGTCATGCAGCATATCGAGGAAGCCGGGGTGCATTCCGGCGACAGCGCCTGCACCCTGCCGCCATACTCGCTGCCGGACGAAATCGTGGCAGAGATGGAACGCCAGGGCGAGGCGCTGGCGCTGGCCCTGAACGTGCGCGGCCTGATGAACGTGCAGTTCGCGGTGAAGGACGGCGAGGTCTACCTGATCGAGGTGAACCCGCGGGCCAGCCGTACCGTGCCGTTCGTCGCAAAGGCTATCGGACACCCGGTCGCGAAAATCGCCAGCCGCATCATGGCGGGCGAGAAGCTGGCGGACTTCCCCGAATTCAACCTGCGTCCGGGCCACATGGCGGTGAAGGAAGCCGTCTTCCCGTTCAGCCGTTTCCCCGGGGCCGACCCGGTCCTGTCGCCCGAAATGCGCTCTACCGGCGAAGTCATGGGCATCGACCACGCTTTCCCCGAAGCGTTCCTGAAATCGCAGATGGGCGCCGGAATGGCACTGCCTGCGAAAGGCACCCTGTTCGTGTCGGTGAAGGATAGCGACAAGACTGCGATCCTTCCCGCGGTGAAGCGCCTGATCGCGTGCGGATGGTCCATCATCGCCACCGGCGGTACGCAGGCTTACCTGGCGGAGCAGGGCTTGCCGGTCGATCGGGTCAACAAGGTGGCGGAAGGCCAGCCCCACATCGTCGATGCGATCATCGACGGGAAGGTCGACCTGATCTTCAACACGACCGAGGGCTGGCAGTCGTTGATGGACAGCAAATCGATCCGCGCCTCCGCACTCGAGGCTAAGCTGCCGTATTACACGACGGCCGCCGCCAGCGTGGCTGCAGCGGAGGCGATTGCGACGGTCGATGCCAGCCAGCTTGAAGTCCGCTCGTTGCAGGACTATTATAGCGCGACGAGTTAGAACAAACCTTCACCCCAGACCGATCCGAAACAGTCGCCCGCAAGGCGCGGCCATGGATCGGTTTGCCGCGTGCGGGGGCAGATAACAGGACAGGTTCCGATGGATAAAGTGCCGATGCTGGCAGAGGGCTACGAACGCCTGACAGCCGATCTCAAGCTGCTTCGGGCAGAGCGCCCCAAGGTGGTCGATGCCATCGAGGAAGCGCGCGCTCATGGCGATTTGTCGGAGAACGCCGAGTACCACGCCGCCAAGGAGCGCCAGGGCCAGATCGAGGCTCAGGTCGCCGAACTGGAAGACAAGATCACCCGCGCCCAGATCATCGACCCGACCACGCTGTCGGGCAACAAGATCGTGTTCGGCGCCACCGTGACCCTGCTCGACGAGGACGACAAGCCGATCAGATACCAGATCGTCGGCCAGACCGAGGCGGACGCGAACAAGGGCCGCATTTCCTATAGCTCGCCGATTGCGCGCGCCCTGATCGGGAAGGAAGTGGGCGAAGAGGTCGAAGTCACCGTGCCGAGCGGGGACAAGTTCTACCTCGTCGACAAGATCGACTTCATCTGACGGGAGCGGAGGCGCGCCTCGTGCACGCCTCTCGCGCACCTCTAGCATGGGCCACGCAGGCTGACGCCTAGTCGATCCCCTTCGTCATCGCGTAATTGTGGATGGGAACGGACCTGTTTCCATGCTCGATCGTGAAGTCACGCCGTTCGTCCATCTGATAGCCCGCGCGCTCGAACGCCGGGCGGGCAAGCTCGCTTGCCTCGGTATAGAGCCGCGCCGCGCCCAAGGTGCGAGCCTTCGTCTCCGCCGCCGCCAATAGCTGCCCGGCGAGGCCAAGCCGCGAGTGGTCGGGATGGCTGTAGAGCATGTCCACGTGCCCGTCCTTTTCCAGCAGGACATACGCGACCGGCCTGTCATCGTTATCGACAGCCACGAAAATATGATCGCCCGCTGCCACGCGGCCGGCGATCCGTTCCGGCTGGATATGGCGGGCCGACCACGCAGCCACCTGTTCCTGGCTGTAGGCCGCAGGCCCGATTGTCGCGATCGCCGCCAGTGTCACCAGTGACAGCGCTTCGGCATCACCGTCGGCATAGGGGCGGATCGCGTAGGCCAAGGGCGATCAGGCTTCCGGGTCGAGGATCTTGTGAAGGTGCACGATGACGTATTTCATCGCGGCGTCGTCCACTGTGCGCTGCGCATTGCCGCGCCATGCTTCCACTGCGCCGTCATAGTCCGAATAGACGCCGGCCACGTGAATGCTTTCCGGATCTTCGAATTCGAGGTTGCGCGTGTCTTTCACCCGGCCGCCCATGACGAGATAGAGCGGTTGCTTCGTTTCTTTTTCTTCCATCGTATGAATTCCTTGGGGAGGAGGGGACCCTGCCGCAGCAGGAAGGCAAGGGGGCCATAACGCCGAGCGGCGCGGCAGGCAATTGCCCACCGCGCCGCCTGGCTTCATGTCCTGGCCTTCGCCCGGTCAGACGGCAACGCGTGCCTTCGCGTCGCGATAGGTCCGTCCTGCACGGCGCGCGGCCTTGCGCGACAGGCTCAGGACATTGTCCGACGTGTTGCCGGCAGTCTTGTATGCCGAACGGCGGGCCTTGCGCGCACCGAAGGCGAGGTCGTCGCCGAAATCTTCCAGTGCATCGCCGCCGGCACGGGCCACGTCACCAGCCTGGTCGAGAAGACCGCTTGCATAGGCGAGGCCCATTTCCGTGGCGTAGGTTGCGAGTGCGCCCGCCTTCTGTCCAGCACGGCGACCCGGACGAGTCATGGCACCGATGGCCAGACCGATCACGGCAACGCCTGCAACGGCTGCCACGGGATGGTCCTTCACGAACTGGGTAGTGCTGTCGGCCGCGCTCTTGGCGTAATCGCCGATGGAGCGCTCTTCATTGCGCTGCTCACCGGCTTCGATCTTGGCACGCAGTTCGTCGCGTTTTTCCTGGCTGCTCATGGGGTAACTCCGAATTTGTTAAGTGTCTGGGAAACCAATGGACCAAAGGCCGGGATGTTCCGCGTTCACGCCGCGACACGGACGATCAGTAAGGGTAGCGGTCGTCGTAGAGTTCGTCCTCGAACAGATCGTGCTGGTCATCGTCTTCGTGCTCGAAGCCGAGGAAGGAGAGGATCGGATTACGGGCGAACCAGATGCCCACCGCAGCCAGCAGGGTCGCCAGGACACCGCGATTGTTGTCCGCGATTTCAGTCGCTTCCTCGAACAGGTCGAGCGCGCCATGGGTCATGCGGTCGGTGACGCGGTCTTTCACACTGCGGGCAGACAGGTCTTCCTTCACATGGGCGATATCGGCCTTCACCAGGGAAAGCGCGGCGTTGCGCAAAGCGCGGTCGGCCCGCATGTCTCTTTCGCGGGGGTTCATGCTGCCATCCCCCCGGCATCGGCGCTATCGTCGGCATTATCGAAAGCGGCACTGATCTTGCGGAACCGGCGCAGGGCGAGCCATCCGAAGATCGCGGTGCACACCAGCAGGATCCCGCCCATGATGGCCGTCGCGACAAATGCGCCAACGATCGGGGCGAGGGCGATGATGAGCCCCACGACGATCCCCATCAGCGCAAGATGCAGGAATGCCAGCATGACCATCGCGAAAGCCGCACCGGCCTTCACCTCGTGCGCGGCAAAGGCAGCCCGGCTTTTCTGGAAGGCAAGCTCGGCCTGGATGTAGGCCTTGCCATCGTCGACCAGCGCGCCAATGTCGTCGGCAAGCGAGGCATCTTCCGGACCGCCGGGAATCTGAGGAGCGGGATCACCGTATGTGTCGGTGTCCCGCTCCATCTCATCTGCTTGCCCTGCGGGCGACGTCGTTGTTTCGAGCATATCGCCGTATCAGGCCTTTTTAGCTAGCTTGGGAATGAAAACACCCGGCGCAGCGGCCGGGTGTCCAATCGATCATCAGCGGCGAAGAAGCCGTGCGATCATGTAACCGCCAACGGCTGCCATGCCAATCGCAAGGCCGGGGCTCTGACGTACGAATTCACGAGCATCGTCGCCCAGTTCGTCGACGCTCTTCGCTTCCAGCTTCGCAGCGTTTTCCTGCAGGGTGCGCGAAGCGTTGCGAGCATAGTCGCCGTATTTCGGGCCGAAATTCTCGTCGATCACGGCGGCGTTGTCGGCGACCATCTTGCTGAGCGCGGAAATGGCATCGCTTGCCTTTGCCTTGCCTTCGACAGCGAGTTCGCCCACTTTGGCTTTCGCCTGTTCTGAATACTCGCCGCTCTTGTTACCGGCCTGATTGCGATAGGCGGCGGCGCGGTCGGATGCTTCGGTCTTCAGGGCAGCCGCTCCGGCACGTGCCTCGTCCAGCGCGGCGTTGAAGCGCGTCTTGGCTTCGCTGCGTCCGGTGGTCGGCTCGGCAGCGGCAGAACCGGCTGCGGCACCGACGGCGTCGCCTGCGACCGCGGTTTTGGGCGCCTTGGCAGTTTTCTTCGTCTTCGGTTTGGCGGTGTCGGTGGCCATGATATTATCCCTCGTAAATTGCTGTTTCACCTCGCGGCAACGCAGACGCTGCCCGTTTCACAAGTTCAACGTCGCTTGCACCTGTTAGTTCCGCGTCATAGAGCGCTGCCGACCTCCATATGGAGGTGTCTTATCCATATACAACACCTGGGGTATCGACCATGACTGCCATCATCGACCTGCACGCCCGCGAAATCCTCGATTCGCGGGGCAATCCCACGGTCGAGGTCGATGTCCTGCTCGAGGATGGAAGCATGGGCCGGGCCGCCGTTCCCTCCGGCGCGTCGACCGGCGCGCACGAGGCGGTCGAATTGCGCGACGGGGACAAGGCACGTTATCTTGGCAAGGGCGTCACGAAGGCGGTCGAAGCCGTCAATACGGAGATCGCCGAGACGATTCTCGGCCTCGATGCGGAAGACCAGCGCGACATCGACATGGCTTTGATCGGCCTCGACGGCACGGACAACAAGAGCCGCCTGGGCGCGAATGCGATCCTCGGCGTCAGCCTCGCCATGGCGAAGGCGGCCGCAGCTGCGCGCGGAATGCCGCTCTGGGCCTATATCGGCGGTGTGTCCGCCCACGTCCTGCCCGTGCCGATGATGAACATCGTCAATGGCGGCGAGCACGCCGACAATCCGATCGACATCCAGGAGTTCATGGTCATGCCGGTAGGTGCCGACAGCATCGCGGAGGGCGTGCGCTGGGGTGCGGAGATCTTCCACACCCTGAAGAAGGGCCTCGCGGAAAAAGGCCTGTCGACCTCCGTCGGGGACGAGGGCGGTTTCGCGCCGAACCTGTCGAGCACCCGCGATGCGCTCGATTTCATCATGCGCTCCGTCGAGCAGGCGGGCTTCACGCCGGGCCGGGACGTGGTGCTGGCCCTCGACTGCGCTTCGACCGAATTCTTCCGCGACGGAAAGTACGAGGTGTCGGGCGAAAAGCTGTCGCTGGATGGTGCCGGAATGGCGGAATACCTGGCGAAACTGTGCGACGACTACCCGATCAAGTCGATCGAGGATGGCATGG
This is a stretch of genomic DNA from Erythrobacteraceae bacterium WH01K. It encodes these proteins:
- the carA gene encoding glutamine-hydrolyzing carbamoyl-phosphate synthase small subunit; protein product: MASADITPAQPKGATGLLLLADGTALWGHGFGHIGSAVGEVCFNTAMTGYQEVMTDPSYAAQIVTFTFPHIGNVGSNAEDIESRVEAAVGCIVRENVTPDSNFRSKQLFDEWMRENGKIGLSGIDTRALTRYIRLNGAPNAVIAHEPHGQFDLPALLKRAQDWAGLEGMDLAGRVSRKKQEDWEGGWWSLGKGYGRASRQAKPHVVAIDYGSKDNIFRNLVKADARVTVVPARTSLEDILALKPDGVFLSNGPGDPAATGEYAVPVIRGLLERDVPLFGICLGHQMLALAAGAKTTKMHQGHRGANHPVQRVGEGWGETQGLVEITSMNHGFAVDGETLPEGVEQTHVSLFDGSNCGIAISGKKAFGVQYHPEASPGPQDSFYLFEKFVGMLG
- the carB gene encoding carbamoyl-phosphate synthase large subunit gives rise to the protein MPKRTDISSILVIGAGPIIIGQACEFDYSGTQAIKALKEEGYRVVLVNSNPATIMTDPEMADATYIEPITPEIVAKIIAKEKPDALLPTMGGQTALNCALKLDEMGVLAEHGVEMIGAKADAIDKAENRQRFREAMDKIGLESARSGIANTLDEARAVLERTGLPAIIRPSFTLGGTGGGIAYNTAEFERIVREGLDASPTTEVLIEESLLGWKEYEMEVVRDRADNAIIICAIENVDPMGVHTGDSITVAPALTLTDKEYQIMRSASIAVLREIGVETGGSNVQFAVNPEDGRLIVIEMNPRVSRSSALASKATGFPIARVAAKLAVGYTLDEIENEITGATPASFEPTIDYVVTKIPRFAFEKFKGAKNELATAMKSVGEVMAIGRNFQESMQKALRGLETGLDGFNRVVDLEGVSKEVITAALSKRTPDRLLNVAQAFREGFDVDEINRITGYDKWFLRQIEAIIYEERMIAHNGLPNEADELRRLKAMGFSDKRLATLAVRSVGVAGGLGETQARRSGLLHDALRAMAGATSEEEVRKLRHKLGVLPVFKRIDSCAAEFEAVTPYMYSTYEAPTFGEPEDEAMPSDRRKIVILGGGPNRIGQGIEFDYCCVHACFALSEAGFETIMVNCNPETVSTDYDTSDRLYFEPLTAEDVLEILRVEQQSGELVGVIVQFGGQTPLKLAQALEDEGIPILGTSPDAIDLAEDRERFARLVNKLDLKQPDNGIAKSRDEAAAAARTIGYPVLLRPSYVLGGRAMEIVDSEAQLDDYINTAVNVSGDSPVLVDQYLRDAIECDVDVLCDGEEVRIAGVMQHIEEAGVHSGDSACTLPPYSLPDEIVAEMERQGEALALALNVRGLMNVQFAVKDGEVYLIEVNPRASRTVPFVAKAIGHPVAKIASRIMAGEKLADFPEFNLRPGHMAVKEAVFPFSRFPGADPVLSPEMRSTGEVMGIDHAFPEAFLKSQMGAGMALPAKGTLFVSVKDSDKTAILPAVKRLIACGWSIIATGGTQAYLAEQGLPVDRVNKVAEGQPHIVDAIIDGKVDLIFNTTEGWQSLMDSKSIRASALEAKLPYYTTAAASVAAAEAIATVDASQLEVRSLQDYYSATS
- the greA gene encoding transcription elongation factor GreA, with protein sequence MDKVPMLAEGYERLTADLKLLRAERPKVVDAIEEARAHGDLSENAEYHAAKERQGQIEAQVAELEDKITRAQIIDPTTLSGNKIVFGATVTLLDEDDKPIRYQIVGQTEADANKGRISYSSPIARALIGKEVGEEVEVTVPSGDKFYLVDKIDFI
- a CDS encoding GNAT family N-acetyltransferase, which produces MAYAIRPYADGDAEALSLVTLAAIATIGPAAYSQEQVAAWSARHIQPERIAGRVAAGDHIFVAVDNDDRPVAYVLLEKDGHVDMLYSHPDHSRLGLAGQLLAAAETKARTLGAARLYTEASELARPAFERAGYQMDERRDFTIEHGNRSVPIHNYAMTKGID
- a CDS encoding DUF4170 domain-containing protein, producing MEEKETKQPLYLVMGGRVKDTRNLEFEDPESIHVAGVYSDYDGAVEAWRGNAQRTVDDAAMKYVIVHLHKILDPEA
- a CDS encoding phage holin family protein, with translation MLETTTSPAGQADEMERDTDTYGDPAPQIPGGPEDASLADDIGALVDDGKAYIQAELAFQKSRAAFAAHEVKAGAAFAMVMLAFLHLALMGIVVGLIIALAPIVGAFVATAIMGGILLVCTAIFGWLALRRFRKISAAFDNADDSADAGGMAA
- the eno gene encoding phosphopyruvate hydratase, which codes for MTAIIDLHAREILDSRGNPTVEVDVLLEDGSMGRAAVPSGASTGAHEAVELRDGDKARYLGKGVTKAVEAVNTEIAETILGLDAEDQRDIDMALIGLDGTDNKSRLGANAILGVSLAMAKAAAAARGMPLWAYIGGVSAHVLPVPMMNIVNGGEHADNPIDIQEFMVMPVGADSIAEGVRWGAEIFHTLKKGLAEKGLSTSVGDEGGFAPNLSSTRDALDFIMRSVEQAGFTPGRDVVLALDCASTEFFRDGKYEVSGEKLSLDGAGMAEYLAKLCDDYPIKSIEDGMAEDDFDGWKALTDAIGDRVQLVGDDLFVTNPARLADGIERGLANSLLVKVNQIGTLSETLEAVDIAHRAGYTSVMSHRSGETEDATIADLAVASNCGQIKTGSLARSDRLAKYNQLIRIEEELGGSAHYAGTACFGRIGA